CGCCCAGATGGGCGGTGAGGGGCATCTCTGCGTCGTTTCGGGTCGGCGGTGGCGTCACGGATCCGTCGGTTCGTGGGGCGCAAGGGTTTCCCTTCATCGGTTGCGAACCGACCCAGACCCTCCCGCGGTGATCTGTCTACCGCACACTCAACGATATCAAGGAGCTCTCATGGACATTCGTCATCTCGCTGTCACAGCGTCGATCGTCAGCGCACTTCTCGCCAGCGGCTGCCAGGCCGCCGATCAGAAGGTCTCAGCCTCTCCCCCCGCGCAAGGCGCGCCCCCCGTGTCATCCGGCGCGAAGACCAATCGTCCCACCTACACGGCCGCTCCGCCTGTCGGTGATCTCACGCAGTACGCGAAGCAGCAGGTGGTCATCGAGACCGAGCGCGGCAACATCGTCTTCGAGCTCTATCCGAAGGAGGCCCCCAAGACCGTCGCCAGCTTCGTCAAGCTCGCCCAGGACGGTTTCTACGACGGCCTCACGTTCCACCGCGTCGAGCCCGGCTTCGTCGTGCAGGGGGGAGATCCGGAGGGGAACGGCTCGGGCGGTCCTGGGTTCACGCTTCCCGCGGAGTTCAACGCCCACAAGCATCTCAAGGGCACCGTGGCCATGGCGCGCACCTCAGACCCAAACAGCGCCGGCTCGCAGTTCTACATCTGTCTCGAGGCCGTGCCCCAGCTTGACGGGCAGTACACGGTCTTCGGTCAGGTGACGAAGGGCGTCGAGAACGTCGCGAAGATCCAGAAGGGCGACCACATGCTGAAGGTTCGCGTCGAGTCGAAGGGCGATGGAACGAGCCCTTCCGGTGGGGCGTCGGCCGCTCCGGGTGGTGCATCTGCCGCGCCGAGCGCGGCGGCTACGCCGGGGGCCGCATCTTCGTCAGCACCGGCTTCGCATCCCTGATGAAGCGGGCGACCTCGTCCTCGGTCCCGGCACGGATGCGGATCCTGCCCGGGAGTCCCCAGGGGGCGAGGTCGCGCACGCGCAGCCCGCGCGCGGCGAGGCGTTTTGTTGCGTCGCCGCTGTCCGGGACGGTGACGACCACCCACGGTGCGACGCCCGAGTCCACGGTCAGCCCCCACTCGGTGAGCGTTCGGTAGAGCGCGAACCGCGCGCGGCCCACCCGTTCCCGGATCATCTGGTCGAACGTGGTCTCTCCCACGGCTGCGGTCGACGCGCGAGCCGCCATCTCGCCAGGCTCGAGACCGATGGTGGCGGGGCGGATGCGCACGGCCGTCTCCACGGCTGAGAGCGTGAACGCCGTGGGAAGCCCTTCGAGCCCCTGCAGCGACGAGAATGAGCGCATCACCACCAGATGGGGCGATTCCTCGAGAAGCGGAACGACACGGGCAAACTCTGCCTTCTCAGCATAGTCTGCATAGGCCTCGTCGATGATGAGGCAGGTCCCTGAGGCCAGGGCCGCGCCGAGCAGTGACGCCATGGCGTCGCGATCGAGACCATGACCGCCCGGATTGGCCGGATGGGCCAGCAGCGCGAGGGCGGGACGCTCGCGCTCGAGCACCCGCTTCCACTCCTCGAGGTCTGGCGCCAGTGGGTTCCCTGATGTCACGCGCACCTGGCGCAGCCCCGTGCGCGCGGCGCACAGGGTGTGCAGGGGGGGCGCCAGCTCGGGCAAGGCAAGGGTTCCATCGGTCTCGCTCAGGGCCTGGAGAACCGCCGGCAGCAGAACCCGCGTGCCAGCCCCCACACAGATGCGCTCCGGTATGAGGCTGAACTTGCGTGAGAGGGCGTCGACGAGGGCGCTTACCGCGTCACGCCACGGTACTGCGTCAGACCGTGTCGACTCGACGATGCGCTTTGCGGTCATGGGCGCATACCCGAGCGGTGCCCGCGCTCCGCTGAGGTCGAGCATGTCCGCGGGGGAAGCGCTGCGCGGAGGGACGCCGAGGGACCACGGGTCGATGGTGGACATCACAGGCATGAGGTTCAGGGCAGCGGAGGGGCAGTCCTTCAGCCCTCCGCCGTTGCGAAGAGGTCACGATCGAAGCGCCCGCCACACCTCCGCGGGACGGATCGATTTGCCGTACATCAGCAGGCCGGCCTGAAAGACCTTCAGCGAGACGCGCAGCGCCGCCACGACGGCAGCCGCGAGGAGGGCGATCGACAGTGCCAGCTCTCCCGTGGGAACGCGGGTGCTCACGCTGCGCATCACCATCATGAGCGGCGAGGTGAACGGGAACAGCGAGAAGGCACGCGCGAGGGCGCCGTTGGGCGCATCGAGGAGAATGGGCAGGAACAGCAGCGGGCTCGAGAAGAGCATCACGAAGATGGCGAAGATGTGGTTGGCTTCCTTCTCGGTGCTGCCGATGGACCCGATGCCCGCGAGAATCGATGCGTACAGGGCGAAGCCGAGCAGGAAGTAGAGCACGAAGATGGCCAGCGCATCGGCTCCGATCGAGAAGGCCGACAGCGTGCGCGCGGCGAGGGGGAGCCCGAAGGCGAGCCAGACCGACACCTGCACCAGACCGAGGGCGCCGAGACCGATGATCTTGCCGTAGAACAGATCGGCGGGGCGAACCGATGATAGCAGAACCTCCTGGATGCGGCTCTCCTTCTCTTCGGTCAGCCCCCGCAAGATGTACGTCGAGGAACCGAGCAGCGACATCACGAGAAGGGCCATCATGGCGTAGGGAAGCACGACCGAGATCACCTGATCGGCGAAGGGGTCGCTCACGCGACGGCCGCGGTCGTCGAGCACGACGGCTTTCTCAAGGAGAGGGACGCGCACGCGCGCCAGCGTCTTGTCGTCGATTCTTCCCGCGAGAAGCCCTTCGCGGATGAGCATGGCCATCGGAGGGCGAACGCTCACATCGAACGGGCTTCGGCGCAGGGTGACACACTCTGCCTGCCCCGTGGTGACGTAGTCGTTCGGGAAGACGTAGAGGTACTCGACGGTGTGGTCGAGCAGCGCCTTCTCGCCTTCGGCCACCGTAGCGTATCGCTGAAACCGAAAGGTCTGCGGAAGGGTGAGGCCCCCCGCTGAAGCCACGCCACGCGGCTCTTGGGGCGCGCCTTCCCGCGACGGCGCCGCGCCTTTGAGCTCGGACGGGAAGGCGAGAGCCGCCGGCGCGTTGACGAGGCCGACCTGCACGCCTCGCACCTCCATCTGGCGCTGGCGCAGGTACAAGAAGTTCGGCACCGACGCAAGGATGACGAGGAGGGCCGCCATGATGGGCAGGCCGAGGGTCACCACGAGGAACTCCCATCGTCGGGCGTGGGTTGTGAACTCGTATCGGGCAACCACCGAGATGCGGTTCATGCGGGATCCTCTGCCCCCTTTCTCACCACCTCGAGGAAGATCTCCTCGAGGGTGGATTCGGTCATGGTGAACCCGCGCACCGCGATTCCAGCGCCGAGGAGCCGTTGCAGCAGCGTCTCCGGTGATTGCTGACCCAGGGTGACCTCGAAGCGTTCGGCACCCACCCTGCGAACATGCAGGTCGGGATGCGCGTCGAGGGAGTCCGGGGTCTCAATCAGGGCTCTGGCGGGGGCATGGGCCGAACGGATGTCGCTCAAGGTTCCGTACAGCACCCGTCTGCCGCCATTGATCATGACCACGCGATGGCAGAGGCGCTCCACCATCGCCATCTGGTGCGCCGAAAGC
The sequence above is a segment of the Pseudomonadota bacterium genome. Coding sequences within it:
- a CDS encoding peptidylprolyl isomerase, with the translated sequence MDIRHLAVTASIVSALLASGCQAADQKVSASPPAQGAPPVSSGAKTNRPTYTAAPPVGDLTQYAKQQVVIETERGNIVFELYPKEAPKTVASFVKLAQDGFYDGLTFHRVEPGFVVQGGDPEGNGSGGPGFTLPAEFNAHKHLKGTVAMARTSDPNSAGSQFYICLEAVPQLDGQYTVFGQVTKGVENVAKIQKGDHMLKVRVESKGDGTSPSGGASAAPGGASAAPSAAATPGAASSSAPASHP
- a CDS encoding aminotransferase class I/II-fold pyridoxal phosphate-dependent enzyme yields the protein MPVMSTIDPWSLGVPPRSASPADMLDLSGARAPLGYAPMTAKRIVESTRSDAVPWRDAVSALVDALSRKFSLIPERICVGAGTRVLLPAVLQALSETDGTLALPELAPPLHTLCAARTGLRQVRVTSGNPLAPDLEEWKRVLERERPALALLAHPANPGGHGLDRDAMASLLGAALASGTCLIIDEAYADYAEKAEFARVVPLLEESPHLVVMRSFSSLQGLEGLPTAFTLSAVETAVRIRPATIGLEPGEMAARASTAAVGETTFDQMIRERVGRARFALYRTLTEWGLTVDSGVAPWVVVTVPDSGDATKRLAARGLRVRDLAPWGLPGRIRIRAGTEDEVARFIRDAKPVLTKMRPPA
- a CDS encoding ABC transporter permease, which codes for MNRISVVARYEFTTHARRWEFLVVTLGLPIMAALLVILASVPNFLYLRQRQMEVRGVQVGLVNAPAALAFPSELKGAAPSREGAPQEPRGVASAGGLTLPQTFRFQRYATVAEGEKALLDHTVEYLYVFPNDYVTTGQAECVTLRRSPFDVSVRPPMAMLIREGLLAGRIDDKTLARVRVPLLEKAVVLDDRGRRVSDPFADQVISVVLPYAMMALLVMSLLGSSTYILRGLTEEKESRIQEVLLSSVRPADLFYGKIIGLGALGLVQVSVWLAFGLPLAARTLSAFSIGADALAIFVLYFLLGFALYASILAGIGSIGSTEKEANHIFAIFVMLFSSPLLFLPILLDAPNGALARAFSLFPFTSPLMMVMRSVSTRVPTGELALSIALLAAAVVAALRVSLKVFQAGLLMYGKSIRPAEVWRALRS